The genomic segment ACTCTTAACGCCCTGACCCCAGttctggaaaaaaatgagaaatacaagAGGCATTTGGTCCTGGTTTAGGAAGAGTCCTGTTTGCCTCTATCTTTTGCACGTGGGCAGCTGGAATTTGAGACATTTCTGTCCCTCGCAGGCAAAACAGCTAGGATCTGTATGTTCCTTTGAATGGGATCTGGGCCAAATGGAAAGGATGCTGTAACTAGGTCTAACCATAACCACTAGAATACATCGTTCTGGGGGGTGGTGAGAGAGAAATTCTAGCCCTGAACCTACAGCCTTCAACAGCCACCTTGCTGCTCACAGGTATCAGAGGGAATACAGTGAATTTAAGCGACAGCAGCTGGAGCTGGACGATGAGCTGAAGAGTGTGGAAAACCAGATGCGTTACGCCCAGATGCAGCTGGACAAGCTGAAGAAAACCAACGTCTTTAATGCAACCTTCCACATCTGGTAATGCGGGTTGGAGGGTGAGGAGTGCCCGGAAAGCACTGCGCGCCTGCGCCTTAGCTGGTGACCGCCAAGCCGGGGTGCCCGCCTCCGTGAAATAGGGCTGTGCGTCGTCTCCCCATCCAGGTTGCTTTCATTCCTTGTGATGGGATAGACATCTCAGGGGGTTGGAATTCTAGAGCTTGGTGACATTCACTCTcccaaggaaagggaaagatCTGAGCCCTCCAGCCCCGTGAAAACTTTGTCATCTGCCTGGTGCTGATTTCTTAACCCCTAGGGTCATTGATGTATTTATTCGACATTTCATCCATTTAACTAGTATCTGTTGAGTATCTCCACGTGGTAGGCACTATGCTAAGCGCCAGAAGGGCAACAGCAAACAACATGCGTTCTGCCTTCTGGTTGCTTACAGCCTCGTGGAAGAGACGGATACGTGACAGACTGTTGTTATGCGGTATGATAGCTGTAACCCTCGGGTGCTCTGGGGCCACCTAAAGACACTTTGCCCAATTTGGGAAGGCCGCATGCAGAGTTTTCCCCAGGGGAGGTTGATGCTTAAGCTGAGGCACGAAGTGGAAGTTTGCAGAGGGAGGGGGCTTGTTCCTGGCAGAGGAACATCATGTGCAAAGACACGGAGGAACGTGGGAGTGGGGCATCCGAAGAACTGAAAGGAGCTTATTGTGACTGGAGATGGAGTGTGAAGGGGAGAGTGACAGGATATGAAACTGGAGAGTGACCAGTTCCCCCAAGGACCTTGTAGGCCTCATTAAGGGATTTGGACTTCATCCAAAAGGCACTGGAAACCACTGAAGCATTTTAGGCAGGGAAGTGACATAATTACTTTTGCATTTGTAAATGATAGTTTCACCTGCAATGTGGGAGAtgatgggggcggggcggggagaggaCAGTGCCTTTGGTAAGGAGACTTGTCAGTAGGACTCTAAGCAGGAAAAGATAGAGCAGTGGCATGGAGTTtgagaaaaaatggacaaatggaaGAGATTTAGGAAGTCCAATCAAGAGAGCttggtgggttgtttttttttttttttttttttaacgtttattcatttttgagacagagacagagcatgaatgggggaaggtcagagagagagggagacacagaatctgaaacaggctccaggctcggagctgtcagcacagagcccgacacagggctcgaactcacggaccgcgagatcatgacctgagccgaagtcggacacccaacccactgatccacccaggcgccccgagagcttGGTggtttttgaggggagggagcagggagagagcatTCAAGGGTGATGCCCCTGTTTCTACTTTGGCATCTGAGCACAAGGGGTAAAGATGACAGCTCACATTtggacatatatttatttatttacttacctacctatgtttgtatttgtttaacatgttgagttcatttattttgagagagagagtgcgagtaggggaggggcagagagagagaaagagaatcccacacaggctctgcactgacagtgcagggcttgaactcacaaactgtgagatcatgacctgagtcaaaatgaagagttggatgcttaaccgactgagccaactcATGCGCCCCAGACGTGTATTTAAAGTGccaagtagaggggcgcctgggtggcgcagtcggttaagtgcccgactttggctcaggtcatgaacttgtggtttgtgagttcgagccccgcatatcgagctctgtgctgacagcttggagcctgcttcagattctgtgtctccctctctctctgccccttccctgctcacgctctgtctctctctgtctctcaaaaataaatgttaaaaaaataaaataaaataaataaataaagtgccaagtagaggggcgcctggctggttcagtcagtagagcatatgactcctgatctcatggttgtgagttcaagtcccacgttgggtgtagagcttacctaagaaaaaataaagtgccaAATAAAGCTTACCATGAATCTGGAGATGGGGGAGATCTATACCAGCGTTTAGGTGCAAACAGGAAGTCTCAAAGTTGCCGAATGTTGAGTTCTCCCTGTATtttctcctgccctcctgccttaGGCACAGTGGACAGTTTGGCACAATCAATAACTTCCGACTGGGGCGCCTGCCCAGTGTTCCTGTGGAATGGAATGAGATCAATGCTGCATGGGGCCAAACAGTGCTGCTACTCCATGCCCTGGCCAATAAGATGGGTCTGAAATTCCAGAGGTAAGAAGTGCACCCCTTTCTTGGGGTGTGGCatgtctttggtttttttttttaaacatttatttttatttttgagagacagaaatagagcatgagtgggggaggggcagagagagagagggagacacagaatctgaagcaggctccaggctctgagctgtcagcacagagcctgacatggggctcgaactcatggtccgcgagatcatgacctgagccgaagtcggacgcccaaccgactgagccacccagacgcccccggGTGTGGCATGTCTTTGATGTAATTTGTATTTCCAGCCTGGTACTCTCCTCTGCTGCGGCAAGAACCCTTGTTCACAACACACCGAGAGTTTTCTGCCTGTGGAGACTCCCGTCGGCTTCTGGTCGGCTTCTGGTAGAGACTCCCAGAAAAGTCGCTTTGCACTCATCAAGCAGTCCTTGAGCTGCATGACCGTAGCTGTGGTCCCCAACCCATCGTCTCCAGAACCTTGGGGGTTCCTCAGGCtgtttttagcttttgttttttttttttcagcctaaaCCAAAACCTCCATTTACCTGTGAAAGACCCCCAGACAATTATGTAATAAATGTAGTTCAGTAAACAGAATCTTTTAAACATGGGAGTCTATGGGGAGATGAGAGACAGAGGTGGAAATAGTAAAAGTAGTCCTTGGATAGGCTGAAGCATGAAAATCACTGGGTCATAACATTTCAATAATCGCTTCAGGAGGAGCCCTGTATCCACCTCTGTATGCGTCTCCATTTTAGGTATCGACTTGTTCCCTACGGAAACCATTCATATCTGGAGTCTCTGACAGACAAATCTAAGGTACTCTGGGAAGCCCCATCTTCAGTGGGATGCAGAATCCTGGTACCTCCTGACAAAATGGTTTGCTTTTGATAATAGCATTTCTTAGTTTGTTCCTTAGGTGGAGGGGTCTCATGATCCTATGTCTTGTTCAATGCCTTGTCTAGTTCAGGATTAGCTCTTTGGGGCCTACAGACAAAAAGTAGGTTTTTACAGTCTGTCGAAAAGGGCTAAGGGCAGATCAGAGGGGGATGTGTATGGTAGGCTAGGAAAGGAGTCACTGTGAGGTATTTAATACATCTCTGGTGATAAAACAGTTCCTGGGCATTGCATTTGCCCAGGATTACTGCTTCCAGTGGAATACAGACAAACAGGACTTGAGAAATGGAGGGTCTTGGGAACACTCTCTGGTAGCCTGTCTTGGTGCCACACCCTCAGCCAGTTCTCTCTTCTTGGGCAGGAGCTGCCATTATATTGTTCCGGGGGGTTGCGGTTTTTCTGGGACAACAAGTTTGACCATGCCATGGTGGCTTTCCTGGACTGTGTGCAGCAGTTCAAAGAAGAGGTTGAGAAAGGCGAGACACGTTTTTGTCTTCCTTACAGGTCAGTATTCCCTAATGCTCCATGAACCTAGAGTAGGACCAAATAGAGCATAACCAAAGGGACAGTAAGAATGGAGGCAAAACATAGTCTAAATGGTAGGAAAGCAAAATCATGACACTGATGGGCAAAGAGTGATTCAACACTATAAGCAGGACAGAATATGACCATCTGGTCACATATTCTCTTCGGTGTTCTGGGGGATTTTCTTAGTACAGAGCTCAAGCTGGCTCTCTAATTTCAGGAAGCTTTCCTCTTAGGCCCTTGGAAATACATAGGAATGCTTCCTTTGGTCAAATGTTGTAGGAGCCCAGTGATAGATGCAGACCTTAGTTCAAGAGAACAAGGCTGAGCTGCTTCTGTCACCCCAAAACAAagcatttcttttctcctgcctcccttctctccccatgAGTTCAGGGATGCCTAGGAAAACAGTCAGGGGTACTGTAACCCTCACTTACCCTCTGCTCCAGGCTTCTCATTTGTTTGGGTGTGTGTCCTGTCCCTGTACTCTGCAATGACAATGAGGCTCTTGTGACAGCCTTCTTGATGTTTGGCTTTTAAGCAAATCCAAAATACACTACCATTCCTCGCCAAGAGTTCTTTAATAGATAAAATGACGTGAATGGTCCCATGATCAAGTCCCTGCCCGTTTGCCTGAACTGACTTAACTCGGATCTCAGTTACTAATGAGCTCTGCTGTGTGCATCTGCAggatggatgtggagaaaggcaAGATTGAAGACACAGGAGGCAGTGGCGGCTCCTATTCCATCAAAACCCAGTTTAACTCCGAGGAACAGTGGACAAAAGCTCTCAAGTTCATGCTGACGAATCTTAAGTGGGGTCTTGCTTGGGTATCCTCACAGTTTTAtaacaaatgactttttttcttaggGAGATGTTTGCCTTAAAggctttaaattttgttttttttgcaaaaaaaaaaaaaatgttttaaattaaattcggGTACTATTAACAGCACATGTTTACAataccaaaacagaaaaaatctACAAAAGCCACTTTATTTCAGGATATCATGTGACAGGTAGTTTCCAGGGCTACAATGTGTCATGTACAGCTATCAGCCTTTGTCATAGGTTTGACTCTTAACCCCAaaccttcctttccctctctcccctcaaaacaactaatttaaaatttttgtttttgtttttgttttgttaactgaGTTGAATTGAGATCAATGTGTTTTCACTGGGTTTTATCTCTCTCAACTTCCTGCACTTACAATATGAAATAGAAACTTTTGTCTCCACTGAGACGAGGAGATGTGTGAGACGTACAGCTGGATAACGTGAGAAAATGACACATAAGCTTTGGTCACCAGATGATGTGATCAGAAGCTTGCAATTTAACACTTGTCCTCACTTGCTTCCAGTGCTGAATGCCTATTCTGCTCTCTGTTAGAGATATGAAATGGTGTTTGATATTGTTTGAGACATTATGGAGAGatttaattatttgtaataaaagaTTTACTGCAGTCTGATAACTGCCCAGAAGTGCACTGCTGGTTTTTTTGTTGACTAAAATAGAGCACTTTGTATCCCGGGAGTATTGAGTTCAAGTGCAGGTATGTGAAAGCTCTGTTGAAACATGTTTAGAGATGGATTGGTGttagttttaaaaaagactaaTGGCAATAGACAGCTGTGGAGGAAGCCCTGTTTGTGTACATGTCAACGACAGAACAGAGATGTTAAACTAACTTTAAGGGGAAATAAAGGCTGCCTCCTTGATGCTCAGTCAAGGTCACCCAAACAGTCTCGGTTTTCAAGCCCCTGGTTAACACTAATTTCCACATCCTATGTTCTCTTCCAGTGAAATGAACAGTTAAGGAAAAGCTATAAATACCTTGTTAAACAAAAACGAACCAACTTCACTAATGTTCTATCTCCTCCCAGCTCCTTGACATTTTCAGTCTGATACAACAAAAAGGACATGCTTGTCAACTTTAACTCTTTGTCCGATGCAGAAAAGCGCACATGAAGTTGGAACACAAAACATAGTCCAAAAGATACTTGGAACTTTTGTACCCTGAGTTGAAGAGTAAACAAAAGGAGGGATAAGCGCAGTGGTGAAGGCTGTTGAATACTTGGCGGGTGGAGCCCGCCTCACGTGTTGGAGGAAGTGGCAGCCCGCAGAGCTCTGGCCTCCAGGTGGGGGGGGACAGGCTGTCGCCCTGGAGTGTTGGCGCCCACGCTGTGAGTCAGGATTGCGTAAGAGAACTCAGCGATGCTTTCCAGGGCAATGCCAGTGATGCTCTGCAAATGCTCCACAACCTTCAGAAATAGacggattttttttattactaaataatcTCCACGTGTTTTAGTGCACAGACACATCGCTCATGCTGTTCTCTCAAGCCAGatgtaaattttttcatttctctgagtttACCGAGATGATTAAATCCAGATCCCAGTGTTTGCCAATGGCCAAATTACATTAGGATGGATACCTTTACCCTGATAGTGTTAGCCTGGAAAGTTTCTGCTAGACATCTCATTGTGCTGGAGATAAGGTCTGTGAAATATAAATGGGACACTTGGGCCTTGACATTGTCTTCTATTTGGGACGATATACTTACTGGACTTGAACGTGATAGTGGATATTGTCAGAAAGGGAAATGAACAAGCTGAACACGGACCTCCATTTCCAGCTCCATAAGGGAAAAACTGGAGAGCGCTTTTCAGGCCTACTCTAGCATTTCCTCTCCCAAATCCTGCTTATTCATCCTAATCCTGGGTCTGGACTTATCATTTAgaagttgtcttttcttttcctttaactgATGGGAGAATGCTTTCTATTAAGTGAATTCTGACCGTGCTGGTCCTGCTCAGTGGTGCGTACCTGGCTCCAGCACTCATGGTTTTGGATGAAAGCACTTGCCGCAATGATTCCTACTCCCAACAGCATGAAGTCTTCCTTCACTGAAGCAAACTTTTCCCTGAGTGATTAAAACCATATTAATTTTGGAGCTAGAATGAAATTTGATCTTCCAAACCCGAGGGTCATGGAACTTCAACTAAGAGTTGTTTATGTTGATCATCTTGGACTTTTTGAGATATGGAAGGAAATGGCCAAATAATAGCTAATtgaccccctccccagcccaacTGGGATTAAAACCTGAGCCTTCGGACTCGTTTATGGGCCTTTTGTTGTCCCATCGGTCTTCCTAACAAATGTAACTGTGAGTCTTTTTACCAGTCTGACTTTACAGTAATCAAACACTTTTGTCCAAGTTGCAGCCCTGTGACTATAAGGGCCGTCCAGTAATCTCAAATTTAAGCAGCCATAAAGGAAGAACTAACAAAGAAAGTATGTTAATTACCTGaagtcatttaaatttaaaatgaaatacttcagAGTTTTGCTGATTGGGCTTAGTCATCTGCATCCAAGCAATACTGGAAGTTAATTAAAAACAGGTAACCTGTGCAGGTTATCTGTGGCCTGGATGCCTTACTGGGGAAATTCCATTCCCATGGTATGTTCTCGAGGTATGTTCCTAACTCGCTATTTCTGGAAGAGGCCTACCCTAAAGGAGTTGCCTTACCCTTGCAGCTGACTGGGTATGGAGTTTTCAATTGAAGCCCTGAGCAGGCTCTCATATACGGGTTCGTGCAGGAGATAGACAAGGTCAAGCAGGGTCAGGCAGGTTGCATGCAGCTGTGTGGCTGGGACCAAACAGCCATTGTATCCTAGATGGAGTGTGGGCATGGTAAAGAACATTAAGTGCATCTTCTCTGACCGTAATCACCGTTATCATGTGACATAAAGCTCTTGAGCTAATGATAATGAGTTCTGTAGGAAATCTCTTTAGTTGGGAGgtcaattttatattatttttatttttttggaggtcaattttaaaatgtttattttgagagagagtgtgtgcgttcgagcaggggaggggcagagagagagaatcccaagaaggcaccgtgctgccagtgtagagcctgacatggggcttgatctcacaaaccaggagatcatgacctgagcccaaaccaaggtgccccaggaggtcaattttaaaggataaagggaggggtgcctggtgactcagtccatcaagcatccaactttggttcaggtcatgatcttgcggttcacgcatttgagccccatgtcaggctctatgctgacagctcagagcctggagcctgcttcagactctgtgtctccctctctctctgcccctccccccccccactctctctttctctctctcaaaaataaacgttaaagaaaaaaaggataaagggagaggtagagaaatcTCCATCTACAGTATATATACAGATAAGAGTATATTTGTTCCCATCTTATCTCATACCTCTCTAGAAAATCACCTCTTTGATCCTACAGCAAGAGTGCCTAGTGAGTCCAAATAGAAGCCAGGTGCTGAGACCTGAGTTTCCTTCCCTGACAAGTACCAGAGGGGACACTTGACTGTGTCCCCAGtcttcctgctcccccccccccccaccccagacttccTGCTGTTTCTCATTGGCAGGTTCTTTCCACGGCTTCCAAACCTCTGGGCACATTCTTGTTGCCTTCTATGGACGACTCCAACCCATATTCTCTGACACACGTAATAAAGTACCTAAAACCTCCAGAAGCATCTCTACATATGCCAGGGGAGTAGGCAGATTGATTTGGAAGTTCAGGGACTTCAAAACATCAAGCTCTGACTCCAGCAGTTCCTCCTTAGTGTGCACATACCCCAGAGACTGGAGGAAATTCAGGACTGTAACGTTGCTGATAATctgagcaaagaaaaacaaaacagtgagagggagagaagggtgtcAGAATAAAGGTCATACATCTTGGCACGGTATACAAAGCTTTTCACAATCCAGCCCATGCCTTCATCGCGTCTTCTCTCTTAGTAATTGCCCCTTACGCCCCCACGCCGTCATATAGGATTACTTGCAGTTTCTGAGCCCGTCCAGCTCTCCAGGCCTGTATGCGTGCTGTTTCCTATGTCTGgatctccctttcctccccctcctctctccccactttccTTAACACCTCTCCATCTTTTTTAAGGACCTTCCCAGCTCCTGCCCATACCCCCTTCAAAAAGTCATGGTC from the Prionailurus viverrinus isolate Anna unplaced genomic scaffold, UM_Priviv_1.0 scaffold_35, whole genome shotgun sequence genome contains:
- the BECN1 gene encoding beclin-1 isoform X2; translated protein: MMSTESANSFTLIGEASDGGTMENLSRRLKVTGDLFDIMSGQTDVDHPLCEECTDTLLDQLDTQLNVTENECQNYKRCLEILEQMNEDDSGQLQMELKELALEEERLIQELEDVEKNRKIVAENLEKVQAEAERLDQEEAQYQREYSEFKRQQLELDDELKSVENQMRYAQMQLDKLKKTNVFNATFHIWHSGQFGTINNFRLGRLPSVPVEWNEINAAWGQTVLLLHALANKMGLKFQRYRLVPYGNHSYLESLTDKSKELPLYCSGGLRFFWDNKFDHAMVAFLDCVQQFKEEVEKGETRFCLPYRMDVEKGKIEDTGGSGGSYSIKTQFNSEEQWTKALKFMLTNLKWGLAWVSSQFYNK
- the CNTD1 gene encoding cyclin N-terminal domain-containing protein 1 encodes the protein MVKQAEDICRQATTQLREKTEPQNWKALKEQLFNKFILRLVSCVQLASKLSFHYKIISNVTVLNFLQSLGYVHTKEELLESELDVLKSLNFQINLPTPLAYVEMLLEVLGYNGCLVPATQLHATCLTLLDLVYLLHEPVYESLLRASIENSIPSQLQGEKFASVKEDFMLLGVGIIAASAFIQNHECWSQVVEHLQSITGIALESIAEFSYAILTHSVGANTPGRQPVPPHLEARALRAATSSNT